Below is a window of Trichocoleus desertorum ATA4-8-CV12 DNA.
ACCCAGTGTAAACTTCTGGGTCATAGCCAACTGCTTTCAGGACGTTGGGGTCTACCATGCCACAACCCAAAACTTCTAACCAGCGTCCTTTCCACTGCACGTCTACCTCTGCCGAGGGTTCGGTAAAGGGGAAGAAACTCGGACGGAAGCGGATGGGCACATCACCAAACATGGCTTCTAGAAAGACTTTGATTGTGCCTCGCAGATCCGAGAAGGTCAGCCCTTCGTCCACAGCTAAAATTTCGATTTGGTGAAAGACAGCGGAGTGGGTGGCATCCACTGTGTCCCGGCGATACACCCGTCCTGGCACTGCCACTCGGATGGATGGGTCATTTTCTTCCATGTAGCGAATTTGCACCGTCGAGGTGTGAGTCCGCAACAAATTCCCATCCGTCAAATACAGCGTATCCTGCATGTCACGGGCTGGATGGTCTGGTTGGAAGTTTAACGCTTCAAAGTTGTAGTAGTCGGTTTCCATTTCTGGACCTTGAGCCACGGTGTAGCCCAAACCCGTAAAGATATCCAATGCTCGGTCCATCGTGCTGTTCAGCGGATGCACTCGCCCTTGAGGCCGATACAGTCCCGGCATTGTCACATCCAGAGTCTCAGCTTCGAGCTGGGCTTGAATTTGGGCTGCTTGGAGAGCTGTGCGCTTAGCATCTAAATCATTTTGCAAAGCTTCTTTGACTTCATTGGTCAAAGCACCAATCCGAGGACGCTCCTCAGGTGGTAGCTTGCCCATACCACCGAGGGCTTGGGAGAGTTGGCCTTTTTTCCCCAGGTACTTGACACGGAGTTGATCTAATTGATCCAGAGTTTCGGCAGTGGCGATCGCCTGTTGCGCTTCTTGGCGCAGCGCTTCCAATTGGGCTTCCAGATCGCTAGTCTGATGAGTCATGCTAGGGGTGGTTCGTAAAACAATAATCTTGAGTGCAACGCTTACCCGTGAAACGTCGCTCTACATAATGTCAGTTTAGAGGCTAGCGTTCTGTTTTGGACAAGGTTTCCCCAGGTAGCATTTTGTCCCCTGGCAGCTGGGGTCAATTTATTGCCTCGGAATTTAGCTAAAGCAGCAGGAGTCCCGCACTCTGGCGAAGCCGAGCGTCGGCAGGAATGCGAGTCCGGCGTAG
It encodes the following:
- the pheS gene encoding phenylalanine--tRNA ligase subunit alpha, which encodes MTHQTSDLEAQLEALRQEAQQAIATAETLDQLDQLRVKYLGKKGQLSQALGGMGKLPPEERPRIGALTNEVKEALQNDLDAKRTALQAAQIQAQLEAETLDVTMPGLYRPQGRVHPLNSTMDRALDIFTGLGYTVAQGPEMETDYYNFEALNFQPDHPARDMQDTLYLTDGNLLRTHTSTVQIRYMEENDPSIRVAVPGRVYRRDTVDATHSAVFHQIEILAVDEGLTFSDLRGTIKVFLEAMFGDVPIRFRPSFFPFTEPSAEVDVQWKGRWLEVLGCGMVDPNVLKAVGYDPEVYTGFAAGFGVERLAMVLHQIDDIRRLYNSDLRFLRQF